Sequence from the Bacillus sp. es.036 genome:
TTCGAAAATATGATACGTGGGAATGGGAAGAAGAAAATGAAGTGGATGCGAAAAGATTAAATGATCTATTCTCAATAATGGGAAGAGAAACGTTCAAAGCTGAGATGATCAGGCGTTTAACGCGGGAATCTGATTCTTTTAAGTTTAATGATTCTGAGGAGATGATTCTTGATCTGGAAGAACGAAAGATTGAACGGTACATTCATCAGAAGAATCGTCAGCTTGTGCAAATGTTTGTCGATGAGTATTGTATCGGCCTTGTTCATGCAGAATCGTATCATTCCGAACTTGGAAACGAGTTGAATAAGCGAAATCCTCATCTAGATTTTATTACGATTATTAATGCGGGAAGCAAGCGCTTAGGTTTTCGTACGATTCATGACGAAGCGGATGTTTCAGAGTTTGCCTCCCGTTTTGGTGGGGGAGGGCATCCTAAAGCGGCAGGTTGTGAACTAAACGAAGATACGTTCCGAATTTTTGTGGAACCTTCTTTTGCGCTTAAACCAGTTCGAAAAGATCCGGAACGAAATAAGCTGAATGAGCGTAACAGTGAAAGCGGCTCTTTCTATGAAAATCATGATGAGAAGATCATTTATATTCGTCCTCGTCGAGAAGGTGAGTGGGAAGTGATGTGTCGTGGGAAAGTGGAGAGTAGTGTGTTTCACGAGTTTGAAGATGCGGAACGCCATGTGAAACGAACTTACCATGCGTGGCTTCGTTCGGATAAAGCGGTCGTGGAAGATTTTGTGAGAGTTCTTCCGTTAACAAAAGAGCAGATAATGGATCGGTACCATACGATGATTAAAGCGATGCTTTATCAAGAAGAAGACGTTCTTAGTTGAACGTCTTCTTTTCACATAGAATTCACATCGGTTTTACATTTCTTTGTTTTATTTGTTCGATATGCTTGAAGGGTGACCGTGATCGTGTGTCTAATGGTAAGGTGAATGAAGAAAATAAGAATGGTTTTAATCGTAGCTATATCGAGTTACCTATTTTCAAAAATACGTCTTTACGAACGTATTCTAAAAACAGAAAGTGAAGAAAAATAATGGTGGTTGTTTGCTAAACTGTTTCCTTTTTCAATTACATGGGTATAGTCTTATACATGCCCATGGCATTCAACCATAGCGTTGCGAGCATGCATTATGGGTGTGAAAGGAGAAAACAGTGAAGCGAATCATGTTTAACAACCGCTACTCGCAAGTCCTTTACCAGACACAGAAAGCCAGGGCACGATG
This genomic interval carries:
- a CDS encoding DHH family phosphoesterase, with product MIKLFTDSDLDGTACAIIAELAFDKEADVTHCTYRNLDDRVEGFLQQNNGDPIFITDLSVNQHVEKLLDERFREGSHVQMIDHHATAMHFNEYKWGFVDPGENQKTCAATLFYDFLLEKEKIERLESLETFLELVRKYDTWEWEEENEVDAKRLNDLFSIMGRETFKAEMIRRLTRESDSFKFNDSEEMILDLEERKIERYIHQKNRQLVQMFVDEYCIGLVHAESYHSELGNELNKRNPHLDFITIINAGSKRLGFRTIHDEADVSEFASRFGGGGHPKAAGCELNEDTFRIFVEPSFALKPVRKDPERNKLNERNSESGSFYENHDEKIIYIRPRREGEWEVMCRGKVESSVFHEFEDAERHVKRTYHAWLRSDKAVVEDFVRVLPLTKEQIMDRYHTMIKAMLYQEEDVLS